In Solanum lycopersicum chromosome 5, SLM_r2.1, the following are encoded in one genomic region:
- the LOC101262312 gene encoding uncharacterized protein yields the protein MGFNNYYSDSSEPHHHKTHKIFLFCNYILLGASSSCIFLTLSLRLIPSLYGFLFILLHILTIGGAVFGCATVSAQSADTRGYGAHMVCSVLIAIFQGSVFVLIFTKTGDFLGKLNSYVREEDGVMILRLAGGLCALIFCLEWISITLAFFLKYYDYIEGNNGNIAMKNRGKVQDEQDVKNWPWPFQV from the coding sequence atggGATTCAACAATTATTATTCAGATTCAAGTGAACCCCATCACCACAAAACCCACAAAATCTTCCTTTTTTGTAACTACATTCTTCTTGGTGCATCCTCTAGCTGCATTTTCTTAACTCTATCCCTCCGATTGATTCCGTCTCTTTACGGATTCTTATTCATCCTCCTTCACATCCTTACCATAGGTGGCGCAGTTTTTGGCTGCGCCACAGTGTCAGCGCAGAGTGCTGACACTAGAGGGTACGGAGCACACATGGTGTGCTCCGTACTCATAGCAATTTTCCAAGGCTCTGTTTTCGTGCTTATATTCACGAAAACAGGGGATTTTCTTGGAAAATTGAATTCCTATGTCAGAGAAGAGGATGGTGTTATGATTTTGAGATTAGCTGGTGGATTATGTGCTTTAATCTTTTGTCTTGAATGGATTTCTATTACATTAgcatttttcttgaaatattatgattatattgaaGGAAATAATGGGAATATTGCAATGAAGAATAGAGGTAAAGTTCAAGATGAACAAGATGTGAAGAATTGGCCATGGCCATTTCAAGTTTaa